One genomic window of Eisenibacter elegans DSM 3317 includes the following:
- a CDS encoding CHAT domain-containing tetratricopeptide repeat protein, which yields MQNYYKPLVMCGLLLIFNCVSVNAQLGNVIRDNKDKINNTKNKAKGGYIKDVLEGAFNEKIRNMRGDYDTANFSYTVALTDNAGMFEDAEKFEKNKSTLLLVYDRARNADKNLQANPLQDAQDWNQVGQMMFAGNKFKLAEGALGRAKRICENNSLTNHPIYMQAVAGLGLLYHTLGRLTEAEQMTSQAMFQRGQTLGMDNSAYASSMNNLAVLYKDMGNYTEAEKMINEATTLVIKHEGKESTPYAIVLNNKAIILQTVGRYEEAETLLKQALEVAGGGLRKKSNNYQRLLINLALLYQVTNRYNEAEKAYLQAIEIKEKRLGNNHPDYAHSLNNLAALYMLMGKYEDVEQLLLKAKGIYEKKFGIEHPAYATTISNLGKFYRVKERYDEAERLLNQALDIRSKTLGDKHPAYTESKEDLAILFWQTKRLPEATRLYLEVMDKIDDFIQAYFPAMSEAEKEKYWAQLRPTYLRFYNFASQNPSPKLLEEMYNNHLLTKALLMSETSKIRQQILQGADQDLKKQYLTWVAQKEALAKYYNLSRQEIQDQGINLDSLERATNATEKLLSERSEAFRQGTSGQRASFKALIAKLDAQSAIVDLVQFPVFEKNAFTDQNTYAAFILKQGQAEPELVLLPNGNDLDGKFFKFYRASIRARKADEMSYKNFWQPIDERLNGKTKLYLSLDGTYNQISIATLKKPNGKYIIDEQSLVLLTNAKDLLSPVGQRNQTQPSAFLLGFPDYGTRGTISALPGTKVEVEKIAALLKQNNYVTTMLLGKQATEEAIKQIQSPTILHIATHGFFIDDVKDDFSGMVFGIQPDKARQNPLLRSGLFLAGAEEAIAEDGQLAKTEAGSGVFTAYELMNLNLSDTQLAAMSACETGLGDIKAGEGVYGLQRALQIAGAQNIFMSLWQVSDQATVDLMVQLYGYYVKEKLSMSEAFRKAQLALKAKNPEPYFWGAFVLIGR from the coding sequence ATGCAAAACTATTATAAACCTCTCGTAATGTGTGGTTTATTATTGATTTTCAATTGTGTGTCTGTCAATGCCCAACTTGGGAATGTGATTAGGGATAACAAAGACAAAATCAATAACACCAAGAACAAAGCCAAAGGCGGCTACATCAAGGATGTGCTTGAAGGTGCTTTTAATGAGAAGATACGCAATATGCGTGGCGACTATGACACGGCCAACTTCAGCTATACGGTTGCCCTGACAGACAACGCCGGGATGTTTGAAGATGCCGAAAAATTTGAGAAAAACAAGTCTACCCTCTTGCTGGTATATGATCGAGCCCGCAATGCAGACAAAAACCTGCAAGCCAACCCTCTACAAGACGCGCAGGACTGGAACCAAGTAGGCCAGATGATGTTTGCTGGTAACAAATTCAAGCTAGCTGAAGGAGCACTTGGCCGTGCCAAACGAATTTGTGAGAACAACAGCCTCACCAACCACCCCATTTATATGCAGGCTGTAGCAGGGCTGGGGCTGTTGTATCATACTTTAGGCCGCCTGACAGAGGCAGAGCAGATGACCTCACAGGCGATGTTCCAAAGAGGGCAAACCCTTGGGATGGACAACAGCGCTTATGCTTCTTCGATGAACAATTTGGCCGTGCTCTACAAAGATATGGGCAATTATACCGAAGCTGAAAAGATGATTAATGAGGCCACTACCTTGGTCATCAAGCACGAAGGCAAAGAAAGCACTCCGTATGCGATTGTGCTCAACAACAAAGCCATTATTTTGCAGACAGTAGGCCGTTATGAGGAAGCCGAAACCCTACTCAAGCAAGCTCTAGAGGTAGCCGGTGGTGGGTTGCGCAAAAAATCAAACAACTACCAGCGCCTACTCATCAATCTTGCTCTCCTATATCAGGTTACCAACCGTTACAACGAAGCCGAAAAGGCTTACCTACAAGCCATCGAAATAAAGGAAAAGCGCCTTGGTAATAACCATCCAGATTATGCGCACTCGCTCAACAACTTGGCCGCATTGTATATGCTGATGGGCAAGTATGAGGATGTGGAGCAACTCTTGCTCAAAGCCAAGGGTATTTATGAGAAAAAATTTGGCATCGAACACCCTGCCTATGCTACTACTATCAGCAATTTAGGTAAGTTCTATCGTGTCAAAGAACGCTATGACGAAGCCGAGCGCCTACTCAATCAAGCCCTCGATATTCGCAGCAAAACCCTAGGCGATAAGCACCCGGCATACACCGAATCAAAAGAAGATTTGGCTATCTTGTTTTGGCAAACGAAACGACTGCCCGAAGCAACCCGCCTATACCTAGAGGTAATGGACAAGATAGACGATTTTATCCAAGCCTATTTCCCAGCAATGAGCGAGGCCGAAAAAGAAAAGTATTGGGCTCAACTACGGCCTACATACTTGCGTTTCTACAATTTTGCTAGCCAAAACCCTTCGCCCAAACTCCTTGAAGAGATGTATAACAATCATCTCTTGACAAAGGCTTTGCTGATGAGCGAAACAAGCAAAATCAGGCAACAAATCTTGCAAGGCGCTGACCAAGACCTGAAAAAACAATACCTTACTTGGGTGGCTCAAAAAGAGGCTTTAGCCAAATATTATAACCTATCTAGACAGGAGATACAAGACCAAGGCATTAATCTCGACTCGCTCGAACGCGCTACCAATGCTACCGAAAAGCTGCTCTCGGAGCGTTCGGAGGCTTTCCGGCAAGGCACCAGTGGCCAACGTGCGTCGTTCAAAGCCTTGATTGCCAAGCTCGATGCCCAAAGCGCCATCGTAGATCTGGTGCAGTTTCCTGTATTTGAGAAAAATGCGTTTACCGACCAAAACACCTATGCGGCCTTTATCCTCAAGCAAGGACAAGCCGAACCCGAATTGGTGCTGCTGCCCAATGGCAATGATTTGGATGGTAAGTTCTTTAAGTTTTATAGGGCTTCTATCCGCGCTCGAAAGGCTGATGAGATGAGCTACAAAAACTTCTGGCAGCCTATTGATGAGCGGCTGAATGGAAAGACCAAGCTCTATCTTTCTTTAGATGGTACTTACAACCAAATCAGTATTGCAACACTCAAAAAGCCCAATGGCAAATATATTATTGATGAGCAAAGCCTAGTTTTGTTGACCAACGCCAAAGACTTACTCAGCCCTGTTGGCCAGCGCAACCAAACACAGCCTAGCGCGTTCTTGTTGGGATTCCCTGATTATGGCACACGCGGTACTATCTCGGCCTTGCCCGGAACAAAGGTAGAGGTTGAAAAAATCGCCGCTTTGCTCAAACAAAATAATTATGTAACCACAATGCTCCTGGGCAAACAAGCCACCGAAGAGGCCATCAAGCAAATACAAAGCCCAACGATTTTGCATATTGCCACACACGGGTTTTTTATTGATGACGTGAAAGATGACTTTTCAGGAATGGTTTTCGGTATCCAGCCTGACAAAGCCCGACAAAACCCGCTTTTGCGCTCAGGACTGTTTCTGGCAGGAGCCGAAGAAGCTATTGCCGAAGATGGCCAACTGGCCAAGACAGAAGCCGGAAGTGGGGTGTTTACAGCCTATGAGTTGATGAATCTCAACCTCAGCGATACGCAACTGGCGGCAATGTCGGCTTGTGAAACAGGCCTCGGTGACATCAAAGCCGGAGAAGGAGTGTATGGGCTACAACGCGCCCTACAGATTGCCGGTGCGCAGAATATCTTTATGAGCCTCTGGCAAGTAAGCGACCAAGCTACGGTCGACTTGATGGTACAGCTCTATGGATATTATGTGAAGGAAAAGCTTTCAATGTCTGAGGCATTCCGTAAAGCCCAACTGGCGCTCAAAGCCAAAAACCCCGAACCCTACTTCTGGGGAGCCTTTGTGCTTATTGGGCGATAA
- a CDS encoding complex I subunit 4 family protein codes for MLPSILSWIIFIPLIFLLPVLFLPQARASWAKGLTIGATGVQTILAFWLYLDYRPAVGYQYTECIPWIQMSLGNWGELLIQYYVGVDGLNVALVLLAAVVLCVGAVASWSITRYVKAYFALYLLLSTAVVGSFVALDFFLFYLFFEFMLLPMYFLIGIWGGERREYAAIKFFLYTLLGSIFILVAMIGLYMSVKLPDSDIHTFSIPAMSELENFVANSLLAPNADGSTNPWRFWAFWALFIGFAIKLPAVPFHTWLPDAHVEAPTAISVVLAGILLKIGGYGLLRIVYPIFPEMSVNFAYAVALLGVVSIIYGAMNALAMSDLKKLVAYSSVSHMGFVLLGIASLTAEGINGAVYQMVSHGILSALLFLLVGVLYDRTHDRTIDNYRGLLGAMPYYGTFIIIAFFASLGLPGFSGFVGELFTLLGGFSSPVLPMWLSIAAALGIVLGAAYFLWTLQKMFLGSFWIRRHTIGDIPTLEDLQPREWAMLSVLAVSSLLLGILPHLLFNKIGPYAGGLLQGFLSFIQIG; via the coding sequence ATGCTTCCTTCTATACTCTCTTGGATTATTTTTATTCCGCTTATTTTTTTACTGCCGGTATTGTTCTTGCCTCAAGCCCGCGCTTCTTGGGCCAAGGGGCTGACGATAGGAGCCACCGGTGTGCAGACTATTTTGGCATTTTGGTTATACCTCGATTATCGTCCGGCGGTAGGCTATCAGTACACAGAGTGTATTCCTTGGATACAAATGAGCTTGGGGAATTGGGGAGAGCTGCTGATACAGTATTATGTAGGGGTTGATGGCCTGAATGTCGCCTTGGTATTGTTGGCTGCGGTTGTGCTTTGTGTGGGAGCGGTAGCCTCGTGGAGCATCACACGCTACGTCAAAGCTTATTTTGCGCTTTATCTACTGCTGAGTACGGCAGTGGTGGGGAGCTTTGTGGCGTTAGATTTTTTCTTATTCTACCTATTCTTCGAGTTTATGCTCCTGCCGATGTATTTTCTGATTGGCATATGGGGTGGAGAACGGCGCGAATATGCCGCCATCAAGTTTTTTCTCTATACCCTATTGGGTTCTATCTTTATTTTGGTAGCGATGATCGGCTTGTATATGTCTGTCAAGTTGCCAGATAGCGATATTCATACTTTCAGCATTCCTGCGATGAGCGAGTTGGAGAATTTTGTTGCCAATAGCCTCCTAGCGCCCAATGCCGATGGAAGCACCAACCCTTGGCGCTTTTGGGCTTTTTGGGCCTTGTTTATCGGCTTTGCCATCAAGTTACCTGCTGTACCATTCCATACTTGGCTGCCCGATGCCCACGTAGAAGCTCCTACGGCTATCTCGGTTGTGCTGGCGGGTATTTTGCTCAAGATTGGTGGTTATGGCTTGTTGCGCATCGTATATCCTATTTTCCCCGAAATGAGTGTAAACTTTGCCTATGCAGTTGCGCTTTTGGGAGTAGTCTCTATTATTTATGGCGCGATGAATGCCTTGGCAATGAGCGACCTCAAAAAACTAGTAGCCTACTCCTCTGTCTCACATATGGGTTTTGTGCTTTTGGGAATCGCCTCGTTGACTGCCGAGGGCATCAATGGAGCTGTGTATCAGATGGTCAGCCATGGCATCTTGTCAGCCCTGCTCTTCTTGTTGGTAGGAGTACTTTATGACCGTACCCACGACCGTACCATCGATAATTACCGAGGGCTCTTAGGGGCTATGCCCTATTATGGTACTTTTATCATCATAGCCTTCTTCGCTTCCTTGGGGCTGCCCGGCTTTTCCGGTTTTGTGGGAGAGTTGTTTACACTTTTAGGCGGTTTTTCGTCCCCGGTACTGCCCATGTGGCTTAGTATCGCTGCTGCGTTGGGGATTGTATTGGGTGCTGCTTATTTCTTATGGACTTTGCAAAAAATGTTTCTGGGCAGCTTTTGGATACGCCGCCACACTATTGGGGATATCCCGACACTCGAAGACCTGCAGCCGCGTGAGTGGGCTATGTTGAGCGTTTTGGCTGTAAGCAGCTTATTATTAGGGATTTTGCCACACCTCTTGTTCAACAAAATAGGCCCTTATGCCGGCGGATTGCTTCAGGGGTTCCTGAGTTTTATTCAAATCGGATAA
- a CDS encoding PAS domain-containing hybrid sensor histidine kinase/response regulator: MEDFFYIYADGQPQALMLWEVASQRWVFLNKTARQLLERVPHSKHSFAPELHWTDFITPKQQRQRLAEYLYNPTTHKYQTTVCIQLENRSPLVLKIEAQHYPSSGLVVCSLEPSPSVKERQLLINVLQEATDTGVWDYNPINQELSCSLMVWQIFGLPPINTHPNPRLFADFFSPVDWWRFRRRLVESVRDQHPFELELPLNIESPNQHWLRVAGFFNFADDHVTRAYGVVQDISNYKQIAAFNAELLKESQHLNRDLVVLNEEISLALDKTLALNRSLSERDILLNAMNASSHLGILTVDTQGTVTYANSAIEALFELSIPTINYQQLSACIHPDDWAQTKALWQQTREQLHKVSHICRIITAQSQTTKWLQVQVSPMLVGQGQLLGFVGTYEDITEKVQREQALTQTNQKLNIVLEGANLGLWEWEIETKKLSINDMLLKLLGFTREQFNQELSADGLTLIHREDREQLKQIVAAYVADQQPRFQAEFRYYTRSGALRWANALGQIIQYDAQGAPLLIMGVFQDIDTIKQAQVDMLRAKEEAEAANQAKDDFLSTMTHEIRTPLSAIVGISRILQQKSLDPEQLKQLQVLNFASENLMSIINDILDFSKIQANMISLEDTPLSLGKTVRYVIEALRPQAISKGLALIEEIDEYLFAVIIQGDSLRLAQIFTNLISNAIKFTNKGFVKVILEVVDEDDYQITVATSIEDTGIGIAPNKHAYIFERFTQADTHTTRKFGGTGLGLAITKKLLALHQSDIKLESNEGQGSRFSFNIQFTKALHQSTSADEPYDNTHSDVKDLAQMRLLVVEDNELNRFVIAQFLQQWNAQADYAATGLEALDKIAQSDAQNSYQLILLDLQMPDMDGYEVMRVLRQMPKPLGNIPVMALTAEINPQSRMRCIQVGMQAVLTKPFNPEVLYAQIQYLSRPNQAASAPSKQEIHLVNHPISKQNIDIRMILEAAGGDLHFIQKYLETLQQQFDYFIEEYSSALQKQDMEQMQRAVHRLRPTIVMLNLRLMEREIVITRNKFKDKLLNEKFIAGSVLRIQKIIDATIAHLKQALLASIDG, encoded by the coding sequence TTGGAAGATTTTTTCTACATATATGCAGACGGCCAGCCTCAAGCCCTAATGTTGTGGGAGGTAGCCTCACAGCGCTGGGTGTTCCTCAATAAGACCGCCCGCCAGTTGCTAGAGCGTGTTCCTCATAGCAAGCACTCCTTCGCGCCCGAATTACATTGGACAGATTTTATCACTCCCAAACAACAAAGACAACGCCTAGCCGAGTACTTGTACAACCCTACAACACACAAATACCAAACCACAGTATGTATACAACTTGAAAACCGCAGCCCCTTGGTGTTGAAAATAGAAGCCCAACATTACCCAAGTAGCGGGTTGGTAGTTTGTAGTCTTGAGCCCAGCCCCTCAGTCAAAGAACGACAGCTTTTAATCAATGTATTGCAAGAAGCCACTGACACCGGTGTGTGGGATTACAATCCTATCAATCAAGAACTTAGCTGTTCGTTGATGGTCTGGCAAATCTTCGGGCTGCCCCCCATCAATACCCATCCTAACCCTCGCTTGTTTGCCGATTTCTTTAGTCCTGTAGACTGGTGGCGTTTTCGCCGGCGCTTGGTAGAGTCGGTCCGAGACCAACACCCATTCGAGCTAGAGCTACCACTAAACATCGAAAGCCCAAACCAACACTGGTTGCGTGTGGCAGGTTTTTTTAACTTCGCCGACGACCACGTAACGAGAGCCTATGGTGTAGTACAAGACATTTCTAATTACAAGCAAATAGCCGCTTTCAACGCAGAGCTACTCAAGGAATCACAACATCTCAATCGTGATTTGGTGGTTTTGAATGAGGAAATTAGTCTTGCATTAGACAAAACATTGGCTCTGAATCGTTCGTTGTCCGAGCGAGACATCCTGCTCAATGCCATGAATGCGTCCTCTCATTTGGGCATCTTGACGGTCGATACTCAGGGCACAGTTACCTACGCCAACTCGGCCATAGAAGCGTTGTTTGAGCTCTCTATCCCAACCATCAACTACCAACAACTGAGCGCCTGTATACACCCTGACGACTGGGCGCAAACAAAGGCGCTCTGGCAACAGACGCGTGAGCAGCTCCACAAAGTCAGTCATATCTGTCGTATCATTACTGCGCAAAGCCAAACTACTAAATGGCTACAGGTACAAGTATCGCCTATGTTGGTAGGCCAAGGGCAGTTGCTAGGGTTTGTGGGCACTTATGAGGATATCACCGAAAAAGTACAGCGCGAACAGGCCCTGACACAAACCAACCAAAAGCTCAACATTGTGCTCGAAGGCGCAAACCTTGGCTTGTGGGAATGGGAGATAGAGACTAAAAAGCTATCTATCAATGATATGTTACTAAAACTACTGGGTTTCACCCGTGAGCAATTTAATCAGGAGCTTTCGGCAGACGGCCTCACACTCATCCATCGCGAAGACCGTGAGCAACTCAAACAAATTGTGGCAGCTTATGTGGCTGACCAACAACCTCGATTCCAAGCCGAGTTTCGATACTATACTCGCTCCGGTGCTTTGCGCTGGGCCAATGCCCTAGGGCAAATCATTCAATATGATGCGCAAGGAGCGCCCTTGCTGATTATGGGTGTGTTTCAGGATATTGATACTATTAAGCAAGCTCAAGTCGATATGTTGCGTGCTAAAGAAGAAGCCGAGGCTGCCAATCAGGCCAAAGATGACTTCCTCTCGACAATGACGCACGAAATTCGCACACCACTCAGTGCCATTGTAGGTATTAGTAGGATTTTGCAACAAAAAAGCCTTGACCCCGAACAACTCAAACAGCTTCAGGTACTCAACTTTGCTTCCGAAAACCTGATGAGTATCATCAATGACATTCTGGATTTTAGTAAAATCCAGGCCAATATGATTTCTCTTGAAGATACGCCCTTGTCCTTAGGAAAGACTGTACGCTATGTCATTGAGGCACTTCGCCCACAAGCCATTAGCAAGGGCTTGGCTCTGATAGAAGAGATAGACGAATACCTCTTTGCTGTCATCATTCAAGGCGACTCGTTACGGCTGGCACAGATATTCACCAACCTTATCAGCAATGCCATCAAGTTTACCAACAAGGGTTTTGTAAAGGTGATATTGGAGGTAGTAGATGAAGACGATTACCAAATAACTGTAGCCACCTCCATAGAAGATACCGGCATAGGAATAGCTCCCAACAAACACGCCTATATTTTTGAACGATTTACACAAGCCGATACCCATACAACACGAAAATTTGGGGGTACAGGCCTAGGTCTGGCCATTACCAAGAAGTTGCTCGCCCTACACCAAAGCGATATCAAGCTCGAAAGTAATGAAGGCCAAGGCTCTCGCTTTAGCTTCAATATCCAATTTACCAAAGCCCTACACCAAAGTACTAGCGCTGATGAGCCCTATGACAACACCCACAGTGATGTCAAAGACCTTGCACAAATGCGCCTGCTTGTGGTAGAAGACAATGAGCTCAACCGCTTTGTGATTGCCCAATTCTTACAACAATGGAATGCGCAGGCAGACTATGCCGCCACAGGGCTGGAGGCACTCGACAAAATAGCCCAGAGCGATGCCCAAAATAGTTATCAGCTCATTTTGTTGGATTTGCAAATGCCTGATATGGATGGCTATGAGGTAATGAGAGTCTTACGCCAAATGCCCAAACCACTAGGCAATATCCCGGTGATGGCGCTGACAGCAGAAATCAATCCTCAATCCCGGATGCGCTGTATACAGGTAGGAATGCAGGCTGTTCTGACCAAGCCCTTCAATCCCGAGGTACTTTATGCACAAATACAATACTTGTCCCGCCCCAATCAAGCAGCCTCCGCTCCTTCGAAGCAAGAAATACACCTAGTAAACCATCCAATCAGCAAACAAAATATTGACATCCGGATGATTCTGGAAGCTGCCGGTGGCGATTTACACTTTATCCAGAAGTACCTCGAAACACTACAACAGCAGTTTGATTATTTTATTGAAGAATATAGCTCTGCGCTCCAAAAACAAGATATGGAGCAGATGCAACGTGCTGTCCATCGCCTGCGCCCTACTATTGTGATGCTCAACCTGAGATTGATGGAGCGCGAAATTGTCATTACACGTAACAAGTTCAAAGATAAACTTCTTAATGAAAAATTTATTGCGGGCAGTGTCCTTCGCATCCAAAAAATCATTGATGCGACCATCGCCCATCTCAAGCAAGCATTGCTGGCCAGTATTGATGGCTAA
- a CDS encoding TonB-dependent receptor, translated as MAQTTAQRGRVVDAETGQALTTVRISQGQAITQTNAQGYFSLPSPTPDDSIKIYLSGYHTANTLPKPGQMLYLRLQPLNQDLAEVLVADHYAPQKYREHVGSLAILDQRALQRDVQTHISPALNRVPGVYAHQGAFNTSRITIRGTGSRSLFSTNKIRSYLNEIPLTGGDGESILDDLDLSVLGRVAILKGPGSCLYGGGLGGVIRLHTQAPEYKTSSITQDNTWGSFGLWRNSTRLQYGSERFYLQAAYTRTQGEGFRENSQHRRESFNLWGEWYATETLSFYWLSSYTDLLAFIPSSIDERTFRNNPRAAAANWLAARGYEAYGRHTHGLGMQLRLSPRWELHSTAFGGGRIADEPRPFDILAENSRHLGIRSTITYSAKLKSSNLRWIIGQELFGEWYDAQTYTNTQGLRGAIRTNFAEQRQYGNVFSQLELPLAQRWHLSSGLLLHQTRYTLQDQLTQQDFDGVYTYAPILAPRLGFRYQPSETQSFYLSIGRGFSTPSVDETLTPEGLPNPNIRPETGWNYELGVRVYFWQKRLFADATLYYMQIQDLLVARRTAEDTFVGLNAGGSLHPGAETQLTFSPWPQRAQQLQFFANYSWMPHRFGDFVDGEQDFSGNILTGVPLHTANVGLDWHSPKGWFGTLNFQWIGRQALRDDNKLFYNGHRVWNLRTGYERNIINQRIHLQAFVGIQNILDEAYAAMVLINAPSFGNVPPRYYYPGTPRNYFAGYSLRWQL; from the coding sequence TTGGCACAAACCACTGCTCAACGTGGTCGTGTGGTCGATGCAGAAACTGGCCAAGCCTTAACTACGGTACGTATTAGCCAAGGACAAGCAATCACCCAAACCAATGCACAAGGGTATTTTTCTCTCCCTAGCCCAACTCCTGACGACAGTATCAAGATCTATCTCTCTGGCTACCACACGGCAAACACCCTGCCCAAGCCCGGACAAATGCTCTATCTACGCCTACAGCCCCTCAACCAAGACTTGGCCGAAGTATTGGTAGCCGATCATTACGCACCGCAAAAATACCGCGAACACGTAGGCTCTCTCGCTATCTTAGACCAACGTGCCCTACAACGCGATGTGCAAACCCATATCAGTCCCGCACTGAATCGCGTACCTGGGGTGTATGCACACCAAGGAGCATTCAATACCAGTCGAATAACTATTAGAGGTACTGGTAGTCGTTCCCTCTTTAGCACCAACAAAATCCGTAGCTATCTCAATGAAATTCCTCTCACGGGAGGCGATGGAGAGAGCATTCTAGACGACCTAGACCTGTCGGTTTTGGGACGTGTGGCCATTCTCAAGGGGCCGGGCAGTTGCCTCTATGGTGGAGGGCTAGGCGGCGTAATACGACTACATACCCAAGCCCCTGAGTACAAGACTTCGAGCATTACACAAGACAATACTTGGGGGAGCTTTGGGCTATGGCGCAACAGCACCCGCCTGCAATATGGCAGCGAGCGCTTTTATTTGCAAGCAGCCTATACCCGCACCCAAGGCGAGGGCTTCAGAGAGAATAGCCAACACCGTCGGGAGAGCTTCAACCTATGGGGCGAATGGTATGCCACAGAGACGCTCAGTTTTTACTGGCTCAGCAGCTATACTGACCTTCTTGCCTTTATCCCCAGCTCTATTGATGAGCGAACATTTCGCAATAACCCCCGCGCAGCCGCAGCCAACTGGCTAGCAGCTAGGGGGTATGAAGCCTATGGAAGGCATACACACGGGCTGGGTATGCAACTAAGACTCTCGCCTCGTTGGGAGTTGCATAGTACTGCCTTTGGCGGTGGGCGTATCGCCGACGAGCCACGCCCCTTTGATATCTTGGCCGAAAACAGCCGCCACCTTGGTATCCGTAGTACAATCACGTATAGCGCTAAGCTCAAATCATCTAACCTCCGATGGATTATTGGACAGGAGCTTTTTGGTGAGTGGTATGATGCCCAAACCTACACCAACACCCAAGGTTTACGTGGAGCTATTCGTACAAATTTTGCCGAACAACGACAATATGGCAATGTGTTTAGTCAGTTGGAGCTTCCCCTTGCCCAACGCTGGCATTTGAGCAGCGGCCTGCTCTTACACCAAACCCGCTATACCCTCCAAGACCAACTGACACAGCAGGACTTTGACGGAGTCTATACCTATGCTCCTATCTTGGCTCCAAGGCTGGGCTTTAGGTATCAGCCCAGCGAGACACAGAGCTTTTACCTCAGCATAGGGCGGGGATTTTCTACGCCTTCGGTAGACGAAACCCTGACCCCCGAAGGGCTGCCCAATCCCAACATACGCCCCGAAACGGGCTGGAACTACGAACTAGGTGTACGGGTGTACTTCTGGCAAAAACGCCTCTTTGCCGATGCTACCCTGTATTATATGCAAATCCAAGATTTGCTGGTAGCTCGACGCACTGCCGAAGATACCTTCGTGGGGCTGAATGCCGGTGGCAGCCTGCACCCTGGAGCTGAGACGCAACTGACTTTCAGCCCTTGGCCACAAAGGGCGCAACAACTGCAATTTTTTGCCAATTACAGCTGGATGCCTCATCGCTTCGGGGACTTTGTGGATGGAGAGCAAGATTTTTCGGGCAATATCCTCACGGGAGTGCCCCTACATACAGCCAATGTAGGCCTTGATTGGCACAGCCCCAAGGGCTGGTTTGGCACACTCAATTTCCAATGGATTGGCCGCCAAGCCCTCCGCGATGACAACAAGCTCTTTTACAATGGGCATCGGGTTTGGAACCTCCGCACAGGTTATGAGCGCAATATTATCAATCAACGGATTCATTTACAAGCCTTTGTAGGGATTCAAAATATCTTGGATGAAGCCTATGCGGCGATGGTACTCATCAACGCACCTAGCTTCGGCAATGTGCCGCCTCGGTATTACTATCCCGGTACTCCTCGCAATTATTTTGCTGGTTATAGCCTGCGATGGCAACTCTAG
- a CDS encoding carboxypeptidase-like regulatory domain-containing protein has translation MRQIAKPLWLALALMATTACQPKSNAYQDSAEELGASNASLLTDAPMNNPCQTTISQGIAGRILWLEGNRMPSMDPVTRKAVEYEDVGIAREIHVYTPTKMTQVSVSEAVFYTNFPSKPVAVGRSDAQGCFEIALPPGEYTLVVKEEKGFYGNMFDGDGNIYPITVEANKVTPIRFLVDYMASY, from the coding sequence ATGAGACAAATCGCTAAACCACTTTGGCTAGCACTTGCCCTAATGGCAACAACGGCTTGCCAACCCAAAAGCAACGCTTACCAAGATAGCGCAGAGGAACTTGGTGCTAGCAATGCTTCACTCCTAACAGATGCGCCTATGAACAACCCCTGCCAAACGACTATCAGCCAAGGTATTGCCGGACGAATTTTATGGCTCGAAGGCAACCGAATGCCCTCTATGGATCCCGTTACTCGAAAAGCGGTAGAGTATGAAGATGTAGGCATCGCTCGCGAAATACACGTGTATACCCCCACCAAAATGACCCAGGTGAGTGTGTCTGAAGCGGTGTTTTACACTAATTTTCCTTCCAAGCCTGTGGCTGTAGGCCGTTCCGATGCTCAAGGTTGTTTTGAAATTGCCCTTCCTCCTGGAGAGTACACGCTTGTAGTAAAGGAAGAAAAAGGTTTTTATGGCAATATGTTTGACGGCGATGGCAACATTTATCCCATCACGGTAGAGGCCAATAAAGTTACGCCTATTCGTTTTCTGGTGGACTATATGGCCAGCTATTAA